A single Neospora caninum Liverpool complete genome, chromosome VIIb DNA region contains:
- a CDS encoding putative TPR Domain containing protein, with translation MSTDAQQHRSLEAPENPVALEGPVGSLRSSPPVSFASLSPRASASEIRNSSSLAASPTDCLASASSSLSCPAASVSLPSSSSSEFAPADTGQPCVAAAPGSTHAARTAALLRMIFPSSSPAPRSCPFIPFRSSTSHSTSSASSASSSVSSGAFCGRVAPTALASETGSERAELSPGCLPHSERVSACASGPCGSRSEQRADEALKALQVHLRQHMTMETDEENPTDGRKSLYASFASDSHGEEEGSRPPQHPSTDPANLSKADGPSPPFSSLPSSASVSSLVSSSSASSSSSVPLSACSVPVETGSSPLRNASVDGTPTGGGTSSSSDGAGKSATASRSLSPLIATLRAKMQNISGDQKEPTQPVARGLSLPLSTLPGTAQLVTIRRRGASGSAANPSEPPEGATHGGEEDSPRSPSGFDDSCEEAQYPACTEQALRALLEEWPVVPADVSEAASERERDRRLGRAASNGEQTAAETSESEERERKLSLFDEFHNLSRLSRRLLARLRLPGEAEAEGDGERETEREGEAKREERRTRERVGNSLEDAERCATEERGKKATPPDPDRAQPAARDGCDAEVSLRAFDAAVNELLTTERAVTDAMRQSFFAAYRPLPPAPPGKNLCEQRDPSSSPSSSSPASSAASASSSSSPYSASWSVENSAETAEAASLFAFMSSAQSLARRVDGKFNREASQSRPQPEAPRLLSPPSQRVAMTVRHINEGFTDMALWLLGSAHTGAWREGLLSELAVEGGCETVQEASGNSTNMAQTSSKERDEERDEERGESKAREEIEAQKREAETAQLQRLKNAYIGIVRKLQRLEPDELVEGCFIIDKIVRPEEIRRSVVFGRQGRREFLQALDGPGVVVRGWVVRCDSDRALLLVRLVAAELYPVSPPHSPVSASPSRPAYGVYADKPTTPRGMQLSSVSPVSPTAPVPQPVSATRRRLLRAECDIGSSGIYGALPLTAVGRYECKAGQASGCVSRFVPVGTAVRACVTDFLPPPRDPGRQRPSRWDERQREERDAARVDEATLNEAHAHLLLTLNAPACLTAADAAVPLQKPLGFVASTRQDALCLRCQYDDYLPIVPLQPPTLDAVKSLSCGSEGEPAESSALDSTRKPNSSLSWWDGGASLLRARLPFILFGEPRMKNSGALGHKLRVLDLLRTHFFSFSLGAGACSPARAWRQLEAAAETELGERREAARKRERERQALWRERHGAAETPEQSAQERESGGKTPQETGFRGLGTFLTEEQSSQWAQQRLQQGVSAARKGDLNTAMECYEAALLLKPKYADALVARGAAHANRLAYEKALDDLDAALGQEPQHPNAIKYRRIVLQRMENRHKEGATRSALGSRHTGSRTPSPTVTRASRTPPHKGDTVAAPSGFHDAPAKGTVPSGFHDAPAKGTVPSGFHDAPAKGTIPSGFHEAPRWGGQTAFGSRAGGAGDRRRFEAAAAAAVASAAAAANAIAVVAAEKDFVRLLAKQREEKHLAVLRQQKEALLKQQMAHAVELEQRAREKRSRAEEDGEKKGKKDAAHSEDKGKKKKKSHKSMLSVRFLSTVAVG, from the exons ATGTCCACTGACGCTCAGCAGCACCGGTCTCTTGAAGCGCCAGAAAATCCGGTCGCCCTCGAGGGCCCAGTTGGCTCTCTCCGCAGTTCTccacctgtctcctttgcgtctctgtcccctcgtgcctccgcctccgagATTCGAAACTCTTCGTCCCTTGCGGCGTCTCCCACCGACTGcctcgcgtctgcctcgagTTCCTTGTCTTGTCCCGCCGCGTCTGTTTCcctgccgtcttcctcttcttctgaaTTCGCGCCCGCGGACACAGGCCAACCTTGTGTCGCTGCGGCGCCAGGCTCAACGCACGCCGCTCGCActgcggcgcttcttcgtatgattttcccttcttcttcgcccgcgcCCCGGTCGTGCCCGTTCATTCCTTTCCGGTCCTCGACGTCTCACTCCacctcgtctgcctcttccgcctcttcttctgtttcttccggGGCGTTCTGCGGTCGTGTCGCTCCCACTGCTCTTGCAtcggagacagggagcgaGCGAGCGGAGCTGTCGCCCGGCTGCCTTCCCCACTCTGAGCGTGTCTCCGCATGCGCGTCTGGGCCGTGCGGGTCTCGAAGCGAACAGCGAGCCGACGAGGCGTTGAAAGCGCTCCAAGTTCACCTTCGCCAGCACATGACCATggaaacagacgaagagaaccCCAcggacggaagaaagagcctCTACGCGTCGTTCGCATCAGACAGCCatggcgaagaggagggtTCCCGTCCCCCACAGCACCCCTCCACCGACCCCGCAAACCTGAGCAAGGCTGACGGgccgtctcctccgttttcgtccttGCCTTCGTCTGCATCTGTGTCTTCGTTGGTCTCCTCATCGTCCGcttcctcatcttcgtcTGTGCCGCTTTCTGCCTGTTCTGTGCCTGTTGAAACCGGCTCTTCCCCGCTTCGCAATGCGTCCGTGGACGGTACACCGACGGGAGGAGGaacctcttcttcctcggacGGCGCGGGGAAATCCGCAACTGCTTCCCGTTCGCTGTCGCCGTTAATCGCCACTCTGCGAGCGAAGATGCAAAACATCTCGGGGGACCAGAAGGAACCGACTCAGCCCGTGGCGAgaggcctctctctgccgctgtcGACGCTTCCTGGAACCGCCCAGCTGGTCACCATCCGCCGTCGCGGCGCTTCAGGCTCCGCGGCGAATCCGTCAGAGCCTCCCGAGGGTGCGACGCatggaggggaagaggactcgccgcgctcgccgtcgGGGTTCGACGACAGCTGTGAAGAAGCTCAATACCCTGCGTGCACGGAACAGGCCTTGCGCGCGCTGCTGGAGGAATGGCCGGTAGTCCCCGCTGACGTCtccgaggcggcgagcgagagagaacgagaccGCAGGCTGGGACGCGCCGCTTCGAATGGAGAACAGACGGCGGCGGAAACGtcggagagcgaagaaagagaaagaaagctttctcttttcgacGAGTTCCACAATCTCTCCCGCCTTAGCCGACGACTGCTAGCCAGGCTCCGGCTAccaggagaggcggaagcagagggagacggagagagggagacggagcgggagggcgaagcgaagcgcgaagaacggaggACGCGTGAGAGAGTGGGAAATTCGttggaagacgcggagagatgcgcgacagaagagcgcgggaagaaggcaacaCCTCCGGACCCAGACAGAGCACAACCTGCGGCGCGCGACGGCTGCGACGCAGAggtctctcttcgcgccttcgacGCTGCAGTCAACGAGTTGCTGACGACC GAGAGAGCGGTGACTGACGCCATGCGGCAGAGTTTCTTCGCAGCTTATCGTCCTTTGCCTCCCGCCCCACCGGGGAAGAATCTCTGCGAGCAGCGCGATCCGTCATCGTCTCCatcctcttcatctcccgcctcttccgctgcctccgcctcgtcttcttcgtctccgtaTTCGGCTTCTTGGAGCGTCGAGAACTCCGCAGAGACCGCAGAAGCTGCGTCGCTTTTCGCCTTCATGTCTTCAGCGCAGAGCCTCGCTCGTCGCGTCGACGGAAAGTTCaacagagaggcgtcgcAGTCGCGTCCTCAGCCGGAAGCGccacgcctcctctctcctcccagTCAACGGGTGGCCATGACTGTTCGCCACATCAACGAAGGCTTCACAGACATGGCCTTGTGGCTGTTGGGCTCCGCACACACTGGAGCCTGGCGGGAAGGCCTCCTCTCAGAGCTGGCCGTCGAAGGGGGCTGCGAGACGGTGCAAGAGGCAAGCGGAAACTCGACAAACATGGCCCAGACTtcgagcaaagagagagacgaagagagagacgaagagagaggcgagagcaagGCACGCGAGGAGATcgaagcgcagaagagggaggccgagacggcgcagctgcagcgtctcAAGAATGCTTATATCGGGATCGTGCGAAAACTGCAGAGACTGGAGCCTGACGAGCTCGTCGAGGGATGCTTCATCATCGACAAGATCGTTCGCCCCGAGGAG ATTCGCCGCAGTGTCGTGTTTGGCAGGCAAGGCCGCCGCGAGTTCTTGCAG GCGCTCGATGGTCCGGGTGTCGTGGTCCGAGGCTGGGTGGTTCGGTGCGATTCAGACCGCGCTCTCCTGCTCgttcgcctcgtcgccgccgaaCTGTacccggtgtctccgccccactcgcctgtctctgcgtctccgtcgcgcccCGCGTACGGCGTCTACGCGGACAAGCCGACGACTCCTCGAGGCATGCAactctcttccgtctctcctgtctctcccacCGCTCCGGTCCCGCAGCCTGTCTCAGCCACGCGTCGGAGACTGTTGCGAGCCGAGTGCGATATCGGCAGCAGTGGCATCTACGGGGCTCTGCCTCTGACGGCTGTCGGCCGCTACGAG TGCAAGGCTGGCCAAGCGAGCGGCTGCGTGAGTCGCTTCGTCCCAGTGGGTACGGCCGTTCGCGCCTGCGTGACGgattttcttcctccgccccGCGACCCTGGGAGGCAGCGCCCGTCTCGGTgggacgagagacagagggaagagagggatgCCGCCCGagtcgacgaggcgacgctgaacgaggcgcatgcgcatcTTCTCCTGACGCTGAACGCTCCCGCCTGCTTGACTGCTGCCGACGCTGCGGTGCCTCTTCAGAAGCCTCTAG GGTTTGTTGCCAGCACGCGCCAAGATGCACTCTGTCTGCGTTGTCAGTATGACGACTACCTTCCGATCGTGCCTCTCCAGCCGCCGACGCTGGACGCCGTCAAGTCCCTCTCTTGTGGCTCTGAGGGCGAGCCTGCTGAGTCTTCTGCGCTCGACTCGACGCGGAAACCAAACTCGTCGCTGTCCTGGTGGGACGGGGGCGCGTCCCTCCTCCGCGCTCGCCTGCCTTTCATTCTCTTCGGCGAGCCTCGCATGAAGAACAGCGGAGCGCTCGGCCACAAGCTGCGCGTGCTGGACCTCCTCCGGACgcacttcttctccttctcgctcggcgccggcgcatgcagccccgcgcgcgcgtggcgacaactcgaggcggcggcggagacggagctGGGCGAACGGCGCGaagccgcgaggaagagagagcgcgagagacaagcgctgtggagagagcgacacggggcagcggagacacccgagcaAAGTGCAcaagaacgcgagagcggcggcaAAACCCCACAAGAGACCGGGTTCCGCGG GCTGGGAACGTTTTTGACGGAGGAGCAGAGCAGCCAGTgggcgcagcagcgccttcaGCAGGGAGTCTCGGCTGCGCGAAAGGGTGACCTGAACACCGCGATGGAGTGCTACGAGGCAGCCTTGCTACTCAAACCGAAATATGCAGACGCGCTGGTGGCGCGGGGCGCAGCGCATGCGAACCGA CTCGCGTACGAGAAAGCCCTCGACGATCTGGACGCTGCTCTGGGCCAGGAGCCTCAGCACCCGAATGCAATCAAGTACCGGCGCATCGTGCTGCAGCGAATGGAGAACCGACACAAGGAAGGA GCAACGCGCTCAGCGCTAGGATCACGGCACACAGGAAGTCGGACGCCCTCGCCGACAGTGACGCGGGCTTCTCGGACGCCGCCACACAAAGGGGACACGGTGGCGGCTCCGTCTGGGTTCCACGACGCTCCAGCCAAAGGGACGGTTCCGTCTGGGTTCCACGACGCTCCGGCCAAGGGGACGGTTCCGTCTGGGTTCCACGACGCTCCGGCCAAGGGGACGATTCCGTCTGGGTTCCACGAAGCTCCGCGGTGGGGCGGTCAGACCGCGTTCGGCTCCCGTGCGGGCGGGGCCGGGGACAGGCGGCGCTTCGAggccgcggcggctgcggcagtggcgagtgcggcggcggcggcgaacgCGATTGCCGTGGTGGCTGCCGAGAAAGATTTCGTTCGCTTGCTGGCGAAGcagcgcgaggagaaacacCTGGCGGTTTTGCGGCAGCAGAAAGAGGCACTGTTGAAGCAGCAAATGGCGCACGCCGTGGAGCTGGAGCAGCGGGCCCGAGAGAAGCGCTCGcgtgcagaggaagacggcgagaaaaagggcaAAAAGGACGCCGCTCACAGCGAAGacaaggggaagaaaaagaaaaagagccaCAAATCAA TGCTCTCCGTCAGGTTTCTCTCGACTGTCGCCGTTGGTTAA